The following proteins come from a genomic window of Brevibacillus antibioticus:
- the cdaA gene encoding diadenylate cyclase CdaA, with product MISISMNYGDLLRYATDILLVTYVFYKIIMLIRGTRAVQLLKGIMVIVITWFLSKYFQLTALHALMNQAFTFGVLAVVIIFQPELRRALEQLGRGKLFSRSSSTQDDEVVSRLVQEVGKSVTYMAKRRIGALIVIERETGLNDYVETGIGINGRVSSELLINIFIPNTPLHDGAVIMRKDMIMAAACYLPLSENNSISKELGTRHRAAIGLSEVSDGIAIIVSEETGQVSFAAHGTMNRNLTEAQLAEMLTEQLQPLSKGKSMGSRWQWRRKHG from the coding sequence ATGATATCGATATCCATGAATTATGGGGATTTGCTACGGTATGCAACGGATATTTTACTCGTTACATACGTGTTCTATAAAATCATTATGCTTATTCGCGGGACGCGCGCTGTACAATTGCTGAAGGGGATTATGGTTATCGTCATCACATGGTTCCTCAGCAAATATTTTCAGCTAACGGCACTGCACGCGCTGATGAATCAGGCGTTTACCTTCGGAGTTTTGGCGGTCGTCATCATCTTCCAGCCGGAGTTGCGTCGAGCACTGGAGCAGCTTGGTCGAGGAAAGCTTTTTTCCCGTTCAAGCAGTACGCAGGATGATGAGGTGGTTAGCCGCTTGGTTCAAGAGGTGGGCAAATCGGTTACGTACATGGCCAAGCGTCGCATTGGTGCATTGATCGTCATTGAGAGAGAGACGGGTCTGAATGACTACGTGGAAACGGGTATTGGTATTAACGGGCGAGTCAGCTCAGAGCTGTTGATTAACATTTTTATCCCGAATACACCGTTGCATGATGGTGCGGTCATTATGCGAAAAGACATGATTATGGCTGCGGCCTGTTATCTGCCACTGTCTGAGAACAATTCCATCTCCAAGGAGTTGGGAACGCGCCATCGAGCGGCAATAGGGTTAAGTGAGGTTTCCGATGGCATTGCGATCATCGTATCCGAAGAGACTGGTCAGGTGTCCTTTGCCGCGCATGGAACAATGAATCGCAATCTGACGGAGGCGCAACTGGCAGAGATGCTGACAGAACAGCTTCAGCCTCTGTCCAAAGGCAAATCCATGGGAAGTCGTTGGCAATGGAGGCGAAAACATGGATAA
- the glmM gene encoding phosphoglucosamine mutase, protein MGKYFGTDGVRGVANTQLTPELAFKIGRVGGYVLTRHKQEGKPKVVIGRDTRISGQMLENALLAGLLSVGAEVVRLGVISTSGVAYLTRALGADAGVMISASHNPFPDNGIKFFGSNGFKLSDEVEAEVEQYLDAAEDTMPRPTGEQIGTVLEFLEGGQKYLSHLKSTVSERFDGLKVVLDCANGAVSSLAARLFADVDAEVITIGANPNGININDQCGSTHPERLVEEVLKHKADLGLSFDGDADRCIAVDNNGEIIDGDYIMAICARALKAKGKLNNNTVVTTVMANMGFFKGMEECSINTTKTAVGDRYVVEEMLRGGYNLGGEQSGHIVYLDYNTTGDGLLTGLQLLNIIKESGKPLSELKQVMVKYPQLLINVRVEDKSKLNGNEAIAQAIREVEEDLAGNGRVLVRPSGTEPIVRVMAEGPDAAQLEGLVNRIVDVVKRELV, encoded by the coding sequence ATGGGGAAGTATTTCGGAACAGACGGTGTACGTGGTGTAGCAAATACACAACTGACACCCGAACTGGCATTTAAAATCGGACGCGTTGGTGGTTACGTTCTCACCAGACACAAGCAGGAAGGGAAACCAAAAGTGGTGATTGGGCGCGATACGCGCATTTCCGGACAAATGCTGGAAAACGCGCTTTTGGCTGGACTGTTATCGGTTGGAGCAGAAGTGGTCAGATTGGGTGTTATCTCCACCTCGGGGGTAGCGTATCTCACACGTGCACTTGGTGCAGATGCGGGAGTTATGATCTCCGCCTCTCACAATCCGTTTCCGGATAACGGAATCAAGTTCTTCGGTAGCAACGGTTTTAAACTGTCTGACGAAGTGGAAGCTGAAGTAGAACAGTATTTGGACGCGGCAGAGGATACGATGCCGCGACCAACAGGCGAACAAATCGGGACGGTTCTGGAATTCCTGGAGGGTGGACAAAAGTACCTCTCTCACTTGAAAAGTACTGTATCTGAGCGATTTGATGGTCTGAAGGTAGTCCTGGACTGTGCAAATGGCGCTGTCTCATCATTGGCAGCACGTCTGTTTGCGGATGTGGACGCTGAAGTGATCACGATTGGTGCGAATCCGAATGGAATCAACATCAATGACCAGTGCGGTTCAACGCATCCAGAACGCCTAGTAGAAGAAGTTTTGAAGCATAAAGCTGACTTGGGTCTTTCCTTTGATGGGGACGCAGATCGCTGCATAGCAGTAGATAATAATGGTGAAATCATAGACGGCGACTATATTATGGCGATCTGTGCACGAGCACTCAAGGCTAAAGGAAAGCTCAACAACAATACAGTTGTCACGACAGTAATGGCCAACATGGGCTTCTTCAAAGGGATGGAAGAGTGTTCCATCAATACGACGAAGACTGCTGTAGGGGATCGCTATGTAGTAGAAGAGATGCTGCGCGGCGGCTATAATCTCGGTGGCGAACAGTCCGGTCATATCGTCTACCTGGACTACAATACGACAGGAGACGGACTGTTAACGGGTCTCCAGCTCTTGAACATCATCAAGGAGTCCGGCAAGCCGTTGTCCGAGCTCAAACAAGTGATGGTCAAGTATCCACAGCTTCTGATCAATGTCCGTGTAGAGGACAAGTCAAAGCTGAATGGTAATGAAGCCATTGCGCAGGCAATCCGTGAAGTAGAAGAAGATTTGGCTGGCAATGGTCGTGTTCTGGTTCGTCCGTCCGGAACAGAGCCAATCGTACGTGTCATGGCAGAAGGTCCAGATGCGGCACAGTTGGAAGGGCTCGTGAATCGAATCGTTGACGTGGTTAAACGAGAATTGGTGTAA
- a CDS encoding aspartyl-phosphate phosphatase Spo0E family protein: MQRLSKKDVLLEIEMLRKELNDQYKKQACITPELVTLSVQLDQLLNKLRLHP; this comes from the coding sequence GTGCAACGATTGTCAAAAAAAGACGTTCTCCTCGAGATTGAAATGCTTCGAAAAGAACTCAACGATCAGTACAAAAAACAAGCCTGCATTACTCCAGAATTAGTTACACTAAGTGTACAACTGGACCAGCTATTAAATAAACTTCGTCTCCATCCTTAG
- a CDS encoding CdaR family protein, translating into MDKWLNSHWFARAVALLLAIMTWMIVNLEAEQTTTPEASQPTFIDSVNLHVRYDTDRYQVVKQQRTVKVALESNNPFYRHNFFPEDSWEVYVDATSLGKGTHRVPVQYKGFPDEVKVGIIPNIVEITLEEKKTVEREVSVEKLGQVALGYTAGEPIVKPFRALVRVPESQVNKVAAVKASVDLEGATSAIKTTVPLKVVDKSGNVIQGADVVPLTVEVNIPVTSPFAKVPIKLNLTNELPNGYSLASMGMNVEEVTVYGPKEVIDGIKSNTYPGPEIDLGNITSDRDIELKIPLMDNIVKVEPEYVTVSLKVVPSTTKRLDKIPIRISGLSESMEAKVLSTDGQEMSTIGFDVIGAPEVLNQLGHEDLQVVADVSNMPAGVYEVPLNYIFNQSEYIKTSASAPKKVTIQITNKQR; encoded by the coding sequence ATGGATAAATGGTTAAACAGTCACTGGTTTGCACGGGCTGTTGCGTTGCTTTTGGCTATCATGACGTGGATGATTGTCAATCTGGAAGCAGAACAGACGACGACTCCTGAGGCTAGTCAGCCAACTTTTATTGATAGTGTCAATTTGCATGTGAGATACGATACCGATCGTTATCAGGTGGTCAAGCAACAACGAACGGTAAAGGTCGCCTTGGAAAGCAATAATCCTTTTTATCGACACAATTTCTTCCCGGAGGACTCGTGGGAAGTGTATGTCGATGCGACAAGCCTGGGCAAAGGAACACATCGTGTACCTGTCCAGTACAAGGGATTCCCGGATGAAGTCAAGGTAGGGATCATCCCGAATATCGTGGAAATTACCTTGGAAGAGAAGAAGACTGTTGAGCGTGAAGTTTCCGTGGAGAAATTGGGACAGGTCGCCCTTGGTTATACGGCTGGAGAGCCTATTGTGAAGCCGTTTAGGGCGCTTGTAAGGGTACCTGAAAGCCAAGTGAATAAGGTAGCAGCAGTTAAGGCTTCGGTTGACTTGGAAGGGGCTACTTCGGCAATCAAGACAACGGTTCCGCTCAAAGTCGTGGACAAGTCTGGCAACGTCATTCAGGGGGCCGATGTGGTGCCACTTACGGTAGAAGTGAACATTCCCGTAACGAGTCCGTTTGCCAAAGTGCCAATCAAATTAAACTTGACGAATGAATTACCGAATGGCTATAGTTTGGCTAGTATGGGTATGAATGTGGAAGAGGTCACGGTCTATGGGCCGAAGGAAGTCATTGATGGCATCAAATCCAACACATACCCAGGCCCGGAAATCGATCTCGGCAACATTACATCAGATCGCGACATAGAGTTAAAGATACCGTTAATGGATAATATCGTGAAGGTCGAGCCGGAGTATGTGACCGTTTCGCTGAAAGTCGTTCCATCAACGACCAAGCGTTTGGATAAGATTCCGATTCGCATTAGCGGGCTATCAGAAAGTATGGAAGCAAAGGTACTATCCACCGACGGCCAAGAGATGTCTACGATCGGCTTCGACGTAATCGGCGCACCAGAAGTGCTGAATCAGTTGGGGCATGAAGACTTGCAGGTCGTAGCAGATGTCAGCAATATGCCGGCGGGTGTATACGAAGTACCATTGAATTACATCTTCAATCAGTCGGAGTATATCAAGACTTCTGCGAGCGCACCGAAAAAGGTCACAATTCAAATCACGAACAAGCAAAGGTAG
- the sigW gene encoding RNA polymerase sigma factor SigW has product MDFVEKRLTQRAKRGDREAFAELIEIYKDKIFQLAYRMVGNRQDAEDIAQETFLRVYANLHSYDDNYKFSTWIYRIATNLCIDRGRKKRPDFSLDEETEPGQGLDWYSRLSSNERTPEDKVVTQELQETVQDALSHLQPKYRSIMILRYIEDLSLQEISDIVKLPITTIKTRIHRGREALRSKLRLM; this is encoded by the coding sequence ATGGATTTTGTAGAGAAACGGTTGACTCAGCGGGCAAAACGCGGAGACCGTGAAGCTTTTGCGGAGTTAATCGAGATTTATAAAGACAAAATATTTCAGCTCGCATATCGTATGGTGGGAAACCGTCAGGATGCGGAGGACATCGCGCAAGAAACATTTTTGCGTGTCTATGCCAATTTGCATTCATACGATGACAACTATAAGTTCTCCACGTGGATCTACAGGATCGCGACCAATCTATGTATCGACCGTGGTCGGAAAAAACGACCTGACTTTTCATTGGATGAAGAAACCGAACCAGGGCAAGGCCTCGACTGGTATTCACGCCTGTCTTCTAACGAGCGAACACCGGAGGACAAAGTCGTAACGCAGGAGCTGCAGGAGACGGTACAAGATGCTTTGTCTCACTTACAGCCCAAATATCGCTCGATTATGATCTTGCGTTATATTGAAGATTTGTCGTTGCAGGAGATCAGCGATATCGTAAAGCTTCCCATAACGACAATCAAGACGCGTATTCATCGAGGAAGGGAAGCATTACGCAGCAAGTTGCGATTGATGTGA
- the glmS gene encoding glutamine--fructose-6-phosphate transaminase (isomerizing): MCGIVGYIGNKQAQDIVIGGLRKLEYRGYDSAGVAVVNENGLDFSKAQGRLAVLESRLESKPLTGSMGIGHTRWATHGKPSDENSHPHTDEKATFAVVHNGIIENFLPLKEELLAKGYTFTSETDTEVIAHLLADMYDGDIVSTARRAVQRMRGAYALGIMTEHEPDKLVAIRLASPLVVGVGQGESFIGSDIPAILEHTRDVYILNEGEMAVLTRDGVELMNAETGEKIERELFHVEWDLVQAEKGGYDSFMLKEMHEQPKAVRDTMGARIDEDNKRVILPELKMSDAELATYDRIYIVACGTSMHAGLVGKDVIEKWTRVPVEVAVASEFRYRDPIYTDKTLMIVISQSGETADTLAALREAKKSNVKVLAITNVVGSSVAREADEVIFTWAGPEVAVASTKAYTSQVVALYLFSLYLAQVKGTMAATEVAEVVEHLSEIPGKIASMLKDDDQIRRFAEGTKEVSSLFFIGRGLDYAVSLEGSLKLKEISYIHSEAYPAGELKHGTLALIEDNVPVVALATQPDIYEKTVSNIVEVKARGAHVLGFATEGNHDLAKSVDEVIYMPATLPMLTPILTVIPLQLLAYYASVARGLDVDKPRNLAKSVTVE, translated from the coding sequence ATGTGCGGAATCGTTGGATATATTGGAAATAAACAAGCGCAAGACATCGTTATCGGAGGACTTCGCAAGCTGGAGTATCGCGGCTATGATTCAGCAGGGGTTGCTGTCGTGAACGAAAACGGTTTGGATTTCTCAAAAGCGCAAGGCCGTTTGGCTGTTCTGGAGAGCCGTTTAGAGTCGAAGCCATTGACTGGTTCTATGGGAATCGGGCATACACGTTGGGCGACACACGGAAAACCGTCTGACGAGAACTCCCACCCACATACAGACGAGAAAGCGACCTTTGCAGTCGTTCACAACGGGATTATCGAAAACTTCCTGCCACTGAAAGAAGAGCTGCTGGCAAAAGGCTACACGTTCACTTCTGAGACAGATACCGAGGTTATCGCTCACTTGCTCGCGGATATGTATGACGGGGATATTGTTTCTACAGCGCGTCGTGCTGTGCAACGCATGCGTGGTGCCTATGCATTGGGAATCATGACAGAGCACGAGCCAGATAAGCTGGTAGCGATTCGTTTGGCTAGCCCATTGGTAGTTGGTGTTGGTCAAGGCGAGAGCTTTATCGGTTCGGATATCCCGGCTATCTTGGAGCATACACGTGACGTGTACATTTTGAACGAAGGCGAAATGGCTGTGTTGACTCGTGATGGTGTGGAACTGATGAACGCAGAGACCGGAGAGAAAATCGAGCGGGAACTGTTCCATGTCGAGTGGGATCTGGTGCAAGCGGAAAAAGGCGGATATGATTCCTTCATGCTCAAGGAAATGCATGAGCAGCCTAAAGCTGTTCGCGATACTATGGGTGCCCGCATTGACGAGGACAACAAGCGAGTGATTTTGCCTGAGCTGAAAATGAGCGATGCGGAACTGGCGACATACGATCGCATCTACATCGTAGCATGCGGTACTTCTATGCACGCAGGTCTCGTCGGTAAGGATGTTATCGAAAAATGGACGCGCGTACCTGTAGAGGTAGCAGTCGCTTCCGAGTTCCGTTACCGTGATCCGATCTACACAGACAAGACACTGATGATCGTCATCAGCCAATCCGGTGAGACAGCAGACACGCTGGCTGCGCTGCGTGAGGCGAAAAAGAGCAACGTGAAGGTGTTGGCTATCACCAACGTGGTAGGCAGCTCTGTAGCTCGTGAAGCTGACGAAGTGATCTTCACATGGGCTGGTCCGGAAGTAGCGGTAGCATCCACAAAAGCGTACACCTCCCAAGTCGTTGCCCTGTACTTGTTCAGCCTGTATTTGGCTCAAGTAAAAGGCACCATGGCGGCTACTGAGGTTGCTGAAGTCGTTGAGCACCTGAGCGAGATCCCTGGCAAAATCGCTTCCATGCTGAAGGACGATGATCAGATTCGTCGTTTTGCAGAGGGCACGAAAGAGGTAAGCAGCCTGTTCTTCATCGGCCGTGGCCTCGACTATGCGGTATCGCTGGAAGGCTCTCTGAAGCTGAAAGAAATCTCCTACATTCACTCCGAGGCGTATCCAGCTGGTGAGCTGAAGCACGGTACTCTTGCGCTGATTGAAGATAATGTTCCAGTTGTAGCTTTGGCTACGCAACCAGACATCTACGAAAAAACGGTAAGCAACATCGTGGAAGTAAAAGCTCGCGGCGCTCATGTACTGGGCTTTGCGACAGAAGGCAACCACGATCTGGCGAAGAGTGTGGACGAGGTCATTTACATGCCAGCCACTCTGCCAATGCTCACACCGATTCTGACCGTCATTCCATTGCAATTGCTTGCTTACTATGCTTCTGTCGCTCGTGGCCTTGATGTGGATAAACCACGGAACTTGGCGAAGAGTGTGACGGTTGAGTAG
- a CDS encoding zf-HC2 domain-containing protein — MECRDMICLIHEYLDGDTDELANLQLQTHINSCVSCRQHMHELQRAIAFVQSASHIHVSSDFTARVLAQLPAPTKANLLSGWLRNHPFLTAAAVFFFLMTGSVFNSWFDRDDTLQVSSANLDKLKIDRERNVVVVPAGTNIDGDLVVRNGNVDVQGHVTGNVVAIEGKVFVASTAQVVGNTESIEAIVDWIWYEVKNIGNDLLPILP, encoded by the coding sequence ATGGAATGCCGGGATATGATTTGCCTCATCCACGAATATCTAGATGGGGACACAGATGAATTAGCCAATCTGCAATTGCAAACACACATAAATTCTTGTGTAAGTTGTCGCCAGCATATGCATGAGTTGCAGAGAGCCATCGCTTTTGTGCAGAGCGCTTCACATATTCATGTCTCTTCTGATTTTACAGCTCGTGTACTTGCGCAATTGCCTGCGCCGACGAAAGCGAATCTGTTATCAGGATGGCTTCGTAATCATCCGTTTTTGACAGCTGCAGCGGTATTTTTCTTTTTGATGACCGGCAGTGTATTCAACAGTTGGTTTGATCGGGATGACACTCTACAGGTATCCTCTGCTAATTTGGATAAATTAAAAATAGATCGTGAACGCAATGTCGTAGTTGTACCAGCTGGAACCAATATTGATGGAGACTTGGTTGTCCGCAACGGAAACGTAGATGTTCAAGGCCATGTAACAGGAAATGTTGTGGCCATTGAAGGAAAAGTGTTCGTGGCATCTACCGCCCAAGTCGTGGGAAATACCGAATCGATCGAAGCAATCGTGGATTGGATTTGGTATGAGGTGAAAAATATTGGAAATGACTTGCTTCCGATCTTGCCATAA
- a CDS encoding DUF2398 family protein: MNNAETLTEEIQTLVFLLWSEEWIYRDHKPDLFYRIRSHEHELKTIFREWFHYPIYIGDGYVRLIKRPERRVLDPNPTHSLKYQMDFVLYACTLAFMEEKGEDQQFVLRELLESIKAYYPGGSDAIWWSDHGVRTSLIRVIKTLEQERLLLMFDRTIEQFRDSEDYDLLMQISNGLRHVIRQTRLSLSEYSDMISLREALHQEEIDEGKICEQQIWRRLFAQGCLFLSELSQDELVYAERHGLRMQQKLEEVFQGVYLERYASTWILVHDKTREGKTVYPAYNTHSHVITAIGTHLRNRIEQGEQWLNHRGYIALSAHDVFDLFVSVRRANQEHLAKSNLSDRALWEEVADYMKRLGLLKVVNDEWIFSDALGRVVGEMVEEEEPPKEEFTRELEAYQDRLF, encoded by the coding sequence GTGAATAACGCAGAAACCCTAACCGAAGAGATTCAAACGCTGGTCTTTTTGCTGTGGTCGGAAGAGTGGATCTATCGAGACCATAAGCCTGATTTATTTTATCGCATTCGAAGCCACGAACACGAACTAAAAACAATTTTTCGGGAATGGTTTCATTACCCTATCTACATAGGGGATGGTTATGTTCGCTTGATAAAACGCCCCGAACGGAGAGTACTTGACCCTAACCCTACGCACTCACTGAAATACCAAATGGATTTTGTTCTATACGCATGTACACTGGCGTTCATGGAAGAGAAGGGCGAGGATCAACAATTTGTACTGCGTGAGTTGCTTGAAAGCATTAAAGCGTACTATCCTGGAGGGTCAGATGCCATTTGGTGGTCTGACCACGGGGTTCGTACAAGCTTGATTCGGGTTATTAAAACGTTGGAACAAGAGCGGCTTCTTCTCATGTTTGACCGAACCATTGAACAATTTCGAGATAGTGAAGATTATGATTTGCTGATGCAAATTTCAAATGGACTTCGGCATGTAATTCGTCAAACCCGCCTTTCCTTGTCTGAATACAGTGACATGATTTCGCTTAGAGAGGCACTTCATCAAGAAGAAATCGATGAAGGCAAGATATGTGAACAGCAAATTTGGAGACGTTTATTTGCGCAGGGTTGTCTTTTTTTATCTGAATTGTCACAAGATGAATTGGTTTATGCAGAACGGCACGGGCTTCGCATGCAGCAAAAGCTAGAGGAAGTGTTTCAAGGGGTGTATTTGGAGCGATATGCATCGACTTGGATTCTGGTCCATGACAAAACCAGAGAAGGGAAGACAGTTTACCCTGCTTATAACACCCACTCCCATGTCATCACTGCAATCGGAACCCATTTGCGTAATCGAATCGAGCAAGGAGAGCAGTGGTTGAATCACCGAGGATATATCGCCCTGTCTGCCCATGATGTCTTCGACCTTTTTGTTTCGGTTCGTAGAGCTAATCAGGAGCATTTAGCCAAGTCCAACTTGTCTGATCGAGCACTTTGGGAAGAGGTAGCAGACTATATGAAGCGACTGGGCTTATTGAAAGTAGTAAACGATGAATGGATTTTTAGTGATGCTTTAGGGCGTGTGGTAGGCGAGATGGTAGAGGAAGAAGAACCGCCAAAGGAGGAATTCACTCGTGAATTGGAAGCCTATCAGGATAGGTTATTTTAA
- a CDS encoding helix-turn-helix domain-containing protein — translation MLGERIREIRKKNQMNQIEFSNQIGVSQGTLSELEQNKYNPSLETILAIIKEFNVNATWLLFGDVASEDGLEEMARELNELENTLIIKFRMLSARDQGGIMDIIDLKNARSNQ, via the coding sequence GTGTTAGGGGAGCGAATTCGAGAAATTAGAAAGAAAAATCAGATGAATCAAATTGAATTTTCAAACCAGATAGGTGTGTCTCAGGGAACTCTGAGTGAGCTAGAGCAGAACAAATACAATCCTTCGCTGGAGACTATTTTGGCAATTATCAAGGAGTTTAACGTTAACGCAACATGGCTTTTATTCGGAGATGTAGCAAGCGAGGACGGCCTCGAGGAGATGGCGAGGGAACTTAATGAGTTGGAGAATACCTTAATTATAAAGTTCAGAATGTTGTCTGCTCGTGACCAGGGGGGGATTATGGATATAATCGATTTAAAGAACGCTCGAAGTAATCAATAG
- a CDS encoding TIGR02677 family protein, producing MNLFNRLEQFSYLVANQRTDRYRPIARILYEHHRTFRSMLTTEDIYSALRQMDEFVERFPDYSIEELEMDLGAMKEWGNIEISQQENVKYAAYEDFKRKKHLIRATDSLIDVEEMILTMERRANRVRGSLEKNLAARIIEELDRFKSATTKDPSELYNLWNEIMGRHDRLRIDTSDYLSHVNSSDMEAAYLSDQFLEHKNKFVSYLDEFVRDIQKQQVRILKKLLSVSKEYLEAVIYLIVDYEINRIQLPTLEDTDQEERMESHKKQWESMINWFASESIQEGGYYFLMEQTKNAISKVLRLSRQVSDRLFHYTNRKHDYLHFANLFFKAEDDEECKELFGYIRGIGPASQMVVTDIQTTDSETKTVWELPAEQIELIPRKKREFIKRVKSPLLEDPFERQRIEMEHKEQEERLRREMETISSNGRIRIRDLDEISPALRDTLLYMETEGLRHHDIAYLPDGREFRALVASEDRIKMKCTDGELTMDDIEIVLEDGAVSE from the coding sequence ATGAATCTTTTTAATAGATTGGAACAATTCTCTTATTTGGTTGCAAACCAACGGACTGATCGATATCGGCCAATCGCACGTATCCTGTACGAACATCATCGAACATTTAGGAGCATGCTCACAACGGAGGATATTTATTCCGCATTGAGGCAAATGGACGAATTTGTCGAGCGTTTCCCCGACTATTCAATCGAAGAATTAGAGATGGACCTCGGTGCCATGAAAGAGTGGGGGAACATTGAGATATCGCAACAAGAAAACGTTAAATACGCGGCTTACGAAGATTTCAAGCGGAAGAAGCACTTGATTAGAGCCACGGATTCATTGATCGATGTCGAAGAAATGATCCTAACGATGGAGCGAAGGGCAAATCGAGTAAGGGGTTCGCTGGAGAAGAACTTGGCAGCTCGTATTATAGAAGAGCTTGATCGTTTCAAAAGTGCAACGACTAAAGATCCATCCGAACTTTACAACCTTTGGAACGAAATCATGGGTCGACACGATCGATTGCGCATTGATACCTCAGATTACCTTTCCCATGTGAATAGCAGTGACATGGAAGCGGCTTATCTTTCGGATCAGTTCCTCGAACATAAGAATAAATTTGTTAGCTACTTGGACGAGTTTGTTCGCGATATTCAAAAGCAGCAGGTTCGCATTTTGAAAAAACTGTTGTCCGTATCCAAAGAATACCTTGAAGCTGTCATTTATTTGATAGTGGATTACGAGATCAATCGTATTCAGCTTCCAACACTTGAAGATACGGATCAAGAAGAGCGCATGGAATCGCACAAGAAACAGTGGGAATCGATGATCAACTGGTTTGCGAGCGAAAGTATCCAAGAAGGTGGATACTACTTTTTAATGGAGCAAACCAAAAACGCAATCAGTAAAGTTCTTCGGCTTTCCAGGCAAGTGAGTGATCGACTATTTCATTACACCAATCGAAAACATGATTACTTGCATTTTGCGAACCTATTCTTTAAAGCCGAAGATGACGAGGAGTGCAAGGAGCTCTTCGGATATATTAGGGGAATCGGTCCCGCTTCCCAAATGGTTGTCACCGACATACAGACAACAGACAGTGAAACCAAAACTGTATGGGAGTTGCCTGCGGAGCAGATCGAATTAATCCCCCGCAAAAAGAGAGAATTTATCAAACGGGTCAAATCGCCTCTACTTGAAGATCCGTTCGAGCGTCAAAGAATTGAAATGGAGCATAAAGAGCAAGAAGAACGACTGCGAAGGGAAATGGAAACCATCTCTTCCAATGGCCGAATTCGGATCCGCGATTTGGATGAAATTAGCCCCGCATTAAGGGATACATTGCTGTACATGGAAACCGAGGGGCTGCGCCATCATGATATTGCTTATTTACCAGACGGACGTGAATTTCGTGCACTTGTCGCAAGTGAAGATCGAATTAAGATGAAGTGTACAGATGGGGAACTTACGATGGATGATATCGAGATTGTGTTAGAGGATGGTGCTGTAAGTGAATAA